From one Microlunatus sp. Gsoil 973 genomic stretch:
- a CDS encoding phospholipase D-like domain-containing protein encodes MKSRRILSTHAKRKAALATLSCVLAAALWPASGADAATDTYTPAAGVTFNNPYGSTGSQYAIENKVVNSIHSAPSGSDVTIVTYNFTYPRAADALIAADARGVHVRVLVATVTWWDPQTTRLRSALGTDKTDQSFITHCRRSCMSDRTGSSMHAKFFLFSKTGRASHVAMFGSSNLSINSAILAWNNQYTTVGQPRVYAMLYQYFLDMTKDRTNERYYRVRDFGNVKLYLYPKNYNNPTILDVLNGTTCKAARGYGSGHGRTLIRLDMFQWTAGRIDIAKKLRKLWLNGCSVRIIYNKWRVNESVREILMAHDRRRGDIPIWNATRPRTGAELLYAQQNLEHQRWLVWRYEHEGRLWRLRELRCVGNDRKQRVAVPNREQPRLRPVWSGLREGPKSQQTSELSQRLQKIGESIDVTGSRTFPQFLVPPSYGSAPLP; translated from the coding sequence ATGAAGAGTAGACGGATCCTCAGCACTCATGCGAAACGAAAGGCAGCCCTGGCAACGCTGTCGTGTGTTCTGGCAGCTGCGCTTTGGCCGGCGAGTGGCGCTGACGCCGCGACGGATACATACACACCGGCAGCCGGTGTCACCTTCAATAACCCGTATGGCTCGACCGGCTCGCAGTACGCGATCGAAAACAAGGTCGTAAATTCGATCCACTCCGCACCGTCCGGCTCCGACGTAACGATCGTGACGTACAACTTCACTTATCCGAGAGCCGCGGACGCGCTGATCGCGGCCGACGCGCGCGGAGTACATGTGCGCGTACTCGTTGCTACCGTCACGTGGTGGGACCCCCAAACGACGCGTCTGAGATCGGCGCTGGGCACGGACAAAACCGACCAAAGCTTCATCACACACTGCAGACGCTCGTGCATGTCGGACCGAACTGGATCCTCGATGCACGCCAAGTTCTTTCTGTTCTCCAAAACCGGCAGGGCGTCGCACGTCGCCATGTTCGGCTCCAGCAACCTGAGTATCAACAGCGCGATATTGGCATGGAACAACCAGTACACAACGGTTGGACAACCGCGCGTCTACGCCATGCTTTACCAGTACTTCCTTGACATGACGAAAGACAGAACCAATGAGAGGTACTACCGGGTCAGGGATTTTGGCAATGTCAAGTTGTATCTCTATCCGAAGAATTACAACAACCCGACGATCCTTGATGTGCTTAATGGTACGACGTGCAAAGCCGCGAGAGGATACGGCTCGGGCCATGGGCGAACGCTGATTCGACTCGACATGTTCCAATGGACTGCGGGCAGGATCGATATAGCCAAGAAGTTGCGCAAATTGTGGCTCAATGGATGTTCGGTACGAATTATCTACAACAAGTGGCGAGTCAACGAGTCTGTCAGGGAGATCTTGATGGCTCACGACCGAAGGCGTGGCGACATCCCGATATGGAACGCGACCAGACCCCGTACAGGGGCCGAACTACTATACGCACAACAAAATCTTGAGCATCAGCGGTGGCTGGTTTGGCGATACGAGCACGAAGGTCGTCTATGGCGGCTCAGAGAACTTCGCTGCGTCGGCAACGACCGCAAACAACGAGTTGCTGTTCCGAATCGTGAACAACCACGTCTACGACCAGTATGGAGCGGACTTCGTGAAGGTCCGAAATCACAGCAAACGTCTGAATTGAGCCAACGACTTCAGAAAATCGGCGAATCTATTGACGTGACAGGCAGCCGGACTTTTCCACAGTTCTTGGTACCACCGTCCTACGGATCGGCGCCGTTGCCCTGA
- a CDS encoding GNAT family N-acetyltransferase, with protein sequence MDSARQKSPVDRHHGNDDLVLRAASSEDASTLAATIATAFEQYRGRLVPESAAFGETPDRIAREFADGSGAIIAEQHEAALGCVMIRPVEDDLYFGRLAVIPSARGRGIGRLLVGAVEAEAARRGLAGVRMSARIALPANQRFFSELGYVETAREAHPGFDHPTTIHRRKSLSPAGVNRSGR encoded by the coding sequence ATGGACAGCGCCCGCCAGAAGTCACCGGTCGACCGGCATCATGGCAATGATGATCTTGTGCTCCGCGCTGCGTCGTCGGAGGATGCATCGACCCTCGCTGCCACGATCGCCACGGCATTCGAGCAGTATCGCGGACGACTCGTGCCGGAGTCTGCGGCCTTCGGTGAGACGCCCGATCGGATCGCCCGCGAGTTCGCGGACGGCTCCGGCGCCATCATCGCGGAGCAGCACGAGGCCGCCCTCGGCTGCGTGATGATCCGACCCGTCGAGGACGATCTCTACTTCGGACGACTCGCGGTGATCCCGTCGGCACGCGGCCGCGGCATCGGTCGACTCCTGGTGGGAGCCGTCGAAGCCGAAGCAGCCAGGCGCGGCCTGGCCGGCGTCCGGATGAGCGCACGCATCGCACTCCCCGCGAACCAACGATTCTTCAGCGAACTCGGCTACGTGGAAACGGCGCGTGAGGCGCACCCTGGCTTCGACCATCCGACAACCATCCACAGACGGAAGTCGCTGTCTCCCGCCGGGGTCAACCGATCAGGCCGCTGA
- a CDS encoding tyrosine-protein phosphatase — MPDHSNADVISPSLRTATTLMNLREVGGPGFQAGRRRTVYRSDTRPVDADAYPVGLTAVLDLRRDDEVAAVMHPLQAVDGYQRVPLFDPTSAVEAAADAVELHEQYIDWLERHRTTIAEAFRALSRTDGDVLVCCSAGKDRTGVVSALLARLWGADLQRIGKDYGATRQNLAERFAAELAASADPERTLIGQRCFPEVMITVIGHVEEQYGGVREYLLSIGLTEVEIDGL; from the coding sequence GTGCCCGACCACAGCAACGCCGACGTCATCTCGCCGTCCCTTCGGACAGCAACCACCCTGATGAATCTCCGTGAGGTCGGTGGCCCCGGTTTCCAAGCCGGACGCCGCCGCACGGTCTACCGCTCCGACACCCGCCCGGTCGATGCCGATGCCTATCCGGTCGGACTGACTGCGGTCCTTGACCTGCGGCGCGACGACGAGGTGGCCGCGGTCATGCACCCCTTACAGGCGGTCGACGGCTACCAACGGGTGCCGCTGTTCGACCCGACGTCGGCGGTCGAAGCCGCAGCCGACGCCGTGGAACTGCACGAGCAGTACATTGATTGGCTTGAGCGGCACCGGACGACGATCGCCGAGGCGTTCCGAGCGCTGTCTCGAACCGACGGCGACGTGTTGGTCTGCTGCTCGGCCGGGAAGGACCGGACCGGTGTGGTCAGCGCGCTGCTGGCCAGGCTCTGGGGCGCCGACCTGCAGCGGATCGGCAAGGACTACGGCGCCACCCGGCAGAACCTCGCGGAGCGATTCGCCGCCGAGCTCGCCGCCAGCGCCGACCCGGAGCGGACACTGATCGGTCAGCGCTGCTTCCCGGAGGTGATGATCACCGTGATCGGGCACGTCGAGGAGCAGTACGGCGGGGTCCGGGAGTATCTGCTGTCGATCGGCCTGACCGAGGTGGAGATCGATGGTCTGTAG
- a CDS encoding GNAT family N-acetyltransferase has translation MSEGLTRRYTVRALDPSTWDAFAELVERNNGVFGGCWCMGHHAMDNGETYRFQKYDKRAKKEELVRSGRAHAALVFDADGLAQGWAKYGRLAEQPIIEHNRRAYNEDPPPTPDWRITCYYTDSKHRRQGIGRAALEGSLDLIAQAGGGLVEALPEATSGRVAHGRFLFEMTVELYEEYGFHRVRQIGKHRWIVHRHVGPSDAGLRPELVGVQRPR, from the coding sequence ATGTCGGAAGGTTTGACCCGGAGATACACCGTTCGTGCCCTTGATCCGTCGACCTGGGACGCGTTCGCCGAATTGGTGGAACGCAACAACGGCGTCTTCGGCGGATGTTGGTGCATGGGTCATCACGCGATGGACAACGGCGAGACGTACCGTTTCCAGAAGTACGACAAGCGCGCCAAGAAGGAAGAGTTGGTCCGCAGCGGTCGGGCTCACGCCGCGCTGGTCTTCGACGCGGACGGGCTGGCACAGGGCTGGGCCAAGTACGGACGGCTCGCCGAGCAGCCGATCATCGAGCACAACCGGCGCGCGTACAACGAGGATCCACCGCCGACGCCGGACTGGCGGATCACCTGCTACTACACCGACAGCAAGCACCGCCGGCAAGGGATCGGCCGGGCAGCACTGGAAGGATCGTTGGACCTCATCGCACAGGCCGGTGGAGGGCTCGTCGAGGCACTTCCGGAGGCGACATCCGGCAGGGTCGCCCACGGCCGCTTCCTGTTCGAGATGACCGTCGAGCTGTATGAGGAGTACGGCTTCCATCGCGTACGCCAGATCGGCAAGCATCGTTGGATCGTGCACCGGCACGTCGGTCCGAGCGACGCCGGCCTCCGCCCCGAACTCGTCGGCGTCCAGCGGCCACGATGA
- a CDS encoding phosphotransferase, whose translation MPLRVADPDPGRLAQWCLRRLGSPPVEELFRTGHLSSVVGLRLVDGQEVVVKIRPHSPRIAACVDVQRRLFLAGYPCPRPLTDPAAFGHDVATAEELVPDGAMFPTSDAAVAFAEAYAWLVRLAPGPDEVATLDPPPSWAAWNQAGDMLWPQSEGTDLDLNQVSGAEWIDDAGRSARDRLRTGESEPVIGHCDWLAGNLRWSGDRLLVVHDWDSMVSDSEAVLVGFAAALYSTKSADRLASVDDTERFLAAYRAARGRTFSTDELERSWAAGVWTRANDAKYQYAVGGPVTSLVEDEARERLRRAGASSGKP comes from the coding sequence ATGCCACTCAGGGTCGCCGATCCTGATCCCGGTCGCCTCGCCCAATGGTGCCTGCGGCGGCTGGGCAGTCCGCCGGTGGAGGAGTTGTTCCGAACGGGTCACTTGTCGTCGGTCGTCGGCCTGCGGCTGGTCGACGGCCAGGAGGTTGTGGTGAAGATCCGCCCTCATTCACCACGGATCGCGGCCTGCGTCGACGTTCAACGACGTCTGTTCCTGGCCGGGTACCCCTGTCCGCGGCCGCTCACCGATCCCGCAGCCTTCGGCCATGACGTGGCGACTGCAGAAGAGTTGGTCCCGGACGGTGCGATGTTCCCCACCTCGGATGCTGCGGTGGCATTCGCCGAGGCGTACGCGTGGTTGGTCCGGCTGGCACCCGGCCCGGACGAGGTGGCCACCCTCGATCCGCCTCCGTCGTGGGCAGCCTGGAACCAGGCAGGAGACATGCTGTGGCCACAATCCGAAGGCACCGACCTCGACCTCAATCAGGTGTCCGGCGCGGAGTGGATCGACGATGCCGGGCGTAGTGCGCGTGATCGGCTGCGAACAGGCGAATCCGAACCCGTGATCGGGCACTGCGACTGGCTCGCCGGCAACCTGCGCTGGAGCGGGGACAGATTGCTGGTCGTACACGACTGGGACAGCATGGTCAGCGACAGCGAAGCCGTCCTGGTCGGATTTGCCGCGGCGCTGTACTCGACCAAGAGCGCCGACCGGCTGGCCAGTGTGGACGACACCGAGCGCTTTCTCGCCGCCTATCGCGCTGCGCGGGGCCGAACGTTCAGCACCGACGAGCTCGAACGGTCCTGGGCTGCCGGAGTGTGGACACGGGCCAACGACGCGAAGTATCAGTACGCAGTCGGCGGCCCTGTCACCTCACTGGTGGAGGATGAGGCTCGAGAGCGCCTGCGCCGTGCGGGCGCGTCATCCGGCAAACCATAG
- a CDS encoding peptidoglycan-binding protein, with amino-acid sequence MKLINRMSVASKAGAMLVSAAALLLLLGQPAQAAQPKTSGSQQLINSRSAVQPVRGLSVSPSAITRFCSYTGSQPLLRYGSSGTAVRQAQCEINWTIHAGLAQDGSFGPKTLAAVKKVQSCAHIAVDGIIGPNTWSVLNYYNASPYWLC; translated from the coding sequence GTGAAATTGATCAACAGGATGTCGGTGGCCTCGAAGGCCGGCGCCATGCTGGTGTCCGCAGCGGCGCTGCTGCTATTACTCGGGCAGCCCGCACAAGCGGCACAACCGAAGACGTCTGGATCACAGCAGCTGATCAACTCCCGATCTGCTGTTCAGCCGGTGAGAGGGCTGTCGGTGTCACCGTCCGCGATCACCCGGTTCTGCAGCTATACCGGGTCGCAGCCGTTGCTCAGGTACGGCAGCAGCGGCACGGCTGTCCGGCAGGCACAGTGTGAGATCAATTGGACGATTCATGCCGGCCTGGCCCAGGACGGCAGCTTCGGGCCCAAGACGCTGGCGGCTGTGAAGAAGGTTCAGAGCTGCGCCCATATCGCCGTCGACGGGATCATCGGACCGAACACCTGGTCGGTTCTCAACTACTACAACGCCAGCCCGTACTGGCTCTGCTAG
- a CDS encoding winged helix-turn-helix domain-containing protein, which produces MPDALVPIPADRDVGADEQIAALLDYPTDEFRDQALAATSAAWRPAADHPRLWLQTYAALCKITWDHLQPRWQAARPIFDRAVERAGVASVRSGLDAVLDSLSPRIRYRHSDLLLNQEETMPVGDRELVLAPSIAPRDTYFINDSDATLLSVAYPVRSIQDRDDDLPLTDAPSLVLGSTRASMLRFLHGPRTVGAIATHLQISPSAVSRHCDQLASAGLIYRQRHGQRVEIIRTAAGTQLLDALSSK; this is translated from the coding sequence GTGCCCGACGCGCTCGTGCCCATCCCGGCGGACCGGGATGTCGGTGCCGACGAGCAGATCGCAGCGCTGCTGGACTATCCCACCGACGAGTTTCGGGACCAGGCCCTCGCGGCGACCTCGGCCGCCTGGCGCCCGGCTGCCGACCACCCCCGGCTGTGGCTGCAGACCTACGCTGCACTCTGCAAGATCACCTGGGACCATCTCCAGCCACGGTGGCAGGCCGCCCGGCCGATCTTCGACCGGGCAGTCGAGAGGGCCGGTGTCGCATCGGTCCGCTCCGGTCTGGATGCAGTCCTGGACTCGCTCAGCCCGCGTATCCGATATCGGCACAGTGATCTTCTGCTGAACCAGGAGGAGACCATGCCGGTCGGGGACCGAGAACTGGTTCTGGCGCCGAGCATCGCGCCACGAGACACCTACTTCATCAACGACTCCGACGCGACGTTGCTGTCGGTCGCCTATCCGGTCCGTTCGATCCAGGACCGCGACGACGACCTGCCGCTGACCGACGCTCCGAGCCTGGTCCTCGGATCGACGCGAGCGTCGATGCTGAGGTTTCTCCACGGCCCGCGAACCGTGGGCGCAATCGCCACCCACCTGCAGATCTCACCATCGGCCGTGAGCCGGCACTGTGATCAGCTGGCATCTGCCGGGCTCATCTACCGGCAGCGCCACGGGCAACGCGTGGAGATCATCCGGACCGCGGCAGGCACCCAGTTGCTGGACGCCCTGTCCAGCAAATGA
- a CDS encoding MFS transporter — protein MKAQWRVLTEHPNFRRLFVGNSISLLGSSVTTVALPLTAVVALGASPVQMGTLGAVAFLPHLILGLPTGVWVDRLSYRRVIIAADLLAAATLAAVPLLALTGLLQMWHLYLVVVITGAGSLFSTIAGQSFAPQLVPRGELLAANSTFALSNSVVATTGSAVGGVLIQLLTAPVAIAVDAASFVLSAVSKARIDVPGGSADTRLAKEPILTGIWIGVRAALAHPALRATTIAATVGALAGQMQLVIVMLFLVRDLGLSAGVVGLMVAAGGIAGIVGAAVGVPITSRLGNGRPSSPA, from the coding sequence GTGAAGGCGCAGTGGCGGGTCTTGACCGAGCATCCGAATTTCCGGCGACTGTTCGTCGGCAACTCGATCTCCCTTCTCGGCTCGAGCGTGACGACTGTTGCGCTGCCCCTGACCGCGGTCGTAGCCCTCGGTGCGTCGCCGGTTCAGATGGGCACCCTCGGAGCCGTTGCCTTCCTTCCCCACTTGATCTTGGGCCTGCCTACCGGCGTGTGGGTTGACCGGCTGTCGTACCGCCGCGTCATCATCGCCGCTGATCTGCTGGCCGCGGCCACCCTGGCAGCAGTACCGCTGCTGGCTCTGACCGGTCTCCTGCAGATGTGGCACCTGTATCTGGTTGTGGTGATCACCGGCGCGGGCAGCCTCTTTTCCACGATCGCGGGCCAGTCGTTCGCCCCGCAGTTGGTGCCGCGTGGCGAACTGTTGGCAGCCAACAGCACGTTCGCCCTCAGCAATTCTGTCGTTGCCACCACCGGCAGCGCGGTGGGTGGCGTCCTGATCCAACTCCTGACCGCTCCGGTGGCGATCGCTGTCGACGCCGCGTCGTTCGTCCTGTCGGCTGTCTCGAAAGCTCGGATCGACGTTCCAGGTGGCTCCGCTGACACCCGGCTCGCCAAGGAGCCGATCTTGACCGGTATCTGGATCGGGGTGCGGGCCGCGCTCGCACACCCTGCGTTGCGGGCGACGACGATCGCCGCCACGGTCGGCGCGTTGGCCGGTCAGATGCAGCTGGTGATCGTGATGCTGTTTCTGGTTCGAGATCTCGGGTTGTCGGCCGGTGTCGTCGGACTGATGGTCGCCGCGGGTGGGATCGCCGGAATTGTCGGCGCGGCCGTCGGGGTGCCGATCACCAGTCGTCTCGGCAACGGGCGGCCTTCATCGCCGGCATGA
- a CDS encoding MFS transporter, with translation MTLSSLAGLVMATADGPAALAITAVIVAQLLRGWGPTLYGINQQTIRQTLVPRELLARTQATWRFLVYGMQPVGALLGGTLGSVFGFRATLVISSLIMLLGTGFALLSPLRTMRRLPAAAVAGPSTRSQHENAQ, from the coding sequence ATGACGCTGTCCAGCCTGGCCGGATTGGTGATGGCTACCGCCGACGGGCCGGCTGCCCTGGCGATAACTGCCGTGATCGTGGCGCAATTGCTCCGGGGTTGGGGGCCGACGCTGTACGGGATCAACCAACAGACGATCCGCCAGACCCTGGTCCCGCGGGAACTCCTCGCCCGAACGCAGGCCACCTGGCGATTCCTGGTCTACGGAATGCAGCCGGTCGGTGCACTCCTCGGCGGCACCCTGGGCTCGGTCTTCGGATTTCGCGCCACCCTGGTGATCAGCAGTCTGATCATGTTGCTCGGCACCGGCTTCGCACTGTTAAGCCCGTTGCGTACCATGCGCCGACTCCCGGCTGCGGCCGTGGCTGGGCCGTCGACACGTTCGCAACACGAGAATGCGCAGTGA
- a CDS encoding LLM class flavin-dependent oxidoreductase: MKYGIVTSAGTVHDYVAMAREAEAYGWDGIFVWDDICVGDLEAYDPWVVLGAMAVVTERIKLGAMVFSLARRRPWKVARETLTLDNLSGGRLVLPVGFGGAWDGGYSRVNTDEPGRRERREKLDECLEILDLAWTGEPFGFDGKHYQAKDLVFRPRPVQRPRVPVWTVGAWPHDRSMARSARWDGIIAIDRSPGAGEYDSVPPETVSKIRDWMIDRRGSLDGFDIIAEGVTDNADPAVAVAHVEAYREAGATWWIESHWDGKTTADFLLERIHQGPPRS, encoded by the coding sequence ATGAAGTACGGAATCGTGACCTCGGCCGGAACCGTCCACGACTATGTGGCGATGGCGCGCGAGGCCGAGGCCTACGGGTGGGACGGCATCTTCGTCTGGGATGACATCTGTGTCGGTGACCTCGAAGCGTACGACCCGTGGGTGGTGTTGGGGGCGATGGCGGTCGTCACCGAACGCATCAAGCTCGGAGCGATGGTCTTCTCACTGGCCCGCCGGCGTCCGTGGAAGGTGGCGCGCGAAACACTCACACTGGACAACCTGTCCGGCGGACGGCTGGTGCTGCCGGTCGGTTTCGGTGGTGCGTGGGACGGCGGCTACTCCCGGGTCAACACCGACGAGCCGGGTCGCCGGGAGCGAAGAGAGAAGCTGGACGAATGCCTGGAGATCCTCGATCTCGCGTGGACCGGCGAGCCCTTCGGCTTCGACGGAAAGCACTACCAGGCGAAAGATCTGGTGTTCCGGCCGCGCCCGGTGCAGCGCCCGCGGGTGCCGGTCTGGACGGTCGGTGCGTGGCCGCATGACCGTTCCATGGCCCGTTCCGCCCGCTGGGACGGAATCATCGCAATCGACCGATCGCCGGGCGCCGGCGAATACGACTCCGTTCCACCGGAAACCGTGTCCAAGATCAGGGACTGGATGATCGACCGCCGCGGCTCGCTCGACGGATTCGACATCATCGCAGAAGGCGTCACCGACAACGCCGATCCGGCTGTCGCGGTGGCCCATGTCGAGGCGTACCGGGAAGCCGGCGCGACGTGGTGGATCGAATCACATTGGGACGGGAAGACGACCGCCGACTTCCTGCTGGAGCGGATCCATCAGGGTCCGCCGCGGTCCTGA
- a CDS encoding Mut7-C RNAse domain-containing protein: MPTLELRVAQELRFLLPPARRSGTFQVTASDTDTIGHVVQAVGIPLTEVGDLLVDGRVASAEERAVSCVLVINPVVRPQRAPTSPPRFLLDVHLGGLARRLRILGLDVAYRPEADDPVLAEQAADQRRVLLTQDRGLLRRRRVTAGALVRGAGSAAQLHDVLDQFAPPLSPWTRCPQCGAALERVSYEAVVARLQPGTRRSYREFSRCTGCDRVYWRGAHSRRLEPMVEQAEEVVRRRLNANGKS, translated from the coding sequence ATGCCAACGCTGGAGCTGCGGGTCGCCCAGGAATTGCGATTCCTACTCCCGCCGGCCCGACGGTCCGGCACGTTCCAGGTCACCGCATCGGACACCGACACGATCGGGCACGTTGTCCAGGCAGTCGGCATACCGCTCACCGAAGTGGGGGACCTCCTTGTCGATGGCCGCGTGGCCAGCGCCGAGGAGCGCGCAGTGAGCTGCGTCCTGGTGATCAATCCGGTCGTACGGCCGCAGCGAGCACCGACCTCGCCGCCCAGGTTCCTTCTCGATGTCCATCTCGGCGGCCTGGCGCGCCGGCTGAGGATCCTCGGCCTGGATGTTGCCTATCGGCCGGAGGCCGACGATCCCGTTCTTGCCGAGCAGGCCGCGGATCAGCGTCGCGTCCTGCTGACGCAAGATCGCGGCTTGCTGCGCCGTCGCCGGGTGACCGCCGGAGCGCTCGTCCGTGGCGCCGGTTCGGCGGCTCAACTTCACGACGTGTTGGACCAATTCGCACCGCCGTTGTCGCCGTGGACGCGGTGCCCGCAGTGCGGCGCAGCGCTGGAGCGCGTGTCGTACGAGGCGGTCGTTGCCCGGCTTCAGCCGGGGACGCGTCGGAGCTATCGCGAGTTCTCCCGGTGCACGGGTTGTGATCGCGTGTATTGGCGTGGCGCGCACAGCCGTCGACTCGAGCCGATGGTGGAGCAGGCCGAGGAAGTCGTGCGTCGCCGACTCAACGCCAACGGCAAGAGTTGA
- a CDS encoding NUDIX domain-containing protein, whose amino-acid sequence MSLRTARLMTSIFLIRDNRLLLLYRIGSSAIPNSWVGIGGHIEPDEIRDPTSAVLRELREEVGIEPDEISDLARRYVSLRDTGQELRSTYYFTANLRPETPAPTECTEGELCWYDLAGPSTPSPMPSPMPSPMPPTAAVELEHWITEGRHDDLLRMIIVSGTGSHLLPLHNSSAAM is encoded by the coding sequence ATGTCTTTGCGCACGGCCCGGCTGATGACGTCGATCTTCCTCATCCGGGACAATCGGCTCCTCCTGCTCTACCGGATCGGATCATCAGCGATACCGAACTCCTGGGTCGGAATCGGTGGTCACATCGAGCCGGACGAGATTCGCGATCCGACCTCCGCCGTACTCCGAGAACTACGTGAAGAGGTCGGCATCGAGCCCGATGAGATCTCCGACCTTGCGCGGCGCTACGTCTCATTGCGTGACACCGGCCAGGAGTTGCGGTCGACCTACTACTTCACCGCAAACCTCCGTCCGGAGACGCCTGCTCCAACCGAATGCACAGAGGGTGAGCTCTGCTGGTACGACCTGGCCGGACCGAGCACACCATCGCCCATGCCGTCGCCCATGCCGTCGCCCATGCCGCCGACTGCGGCCGTTGAGCTGGAACACTGGATCACCGAGGGCCGGCACGACGACCTGCTCAGGATGATCATTGTGAGTGGAACCGGAAGTCATCTGCTGCCGCTTCACAATTCGTCGGCCGCGATGTAG
- a CDS encoding SDR family oxidoreductase, with amino-acid sequence MKIAVAGSSGLIGSQVCRRAESLGHDVVRLSRSDGVDLLDSEAVSGALVGVDAVIDVSRPDRMELAPARSFFTTVARNLGAASRDVGVRRSVVLSIVGVDRGQDYDWYVATLSHELETRAQAPGSRVLRTTQFHEFPEQVLQRALAGREPTGPVEIMDVPIQPVDSAEVARALVDLATDPDADDRELAGPRIERLVGLVRDLVEYRGRDLIVLPGPAPASMAGGSMLPGPDAQTAGVDWHTWLRDRHR; translated from the coding sequence ATGAAGATCGCGGTGGCGGGCAGCAGCGGTTTGATCGGTTCGCAGGTGTGCCGACGTGCGGAGTCACTGGGGCACGATGTGGTCCGGCTGAGTCGCAGCGACGGAGTCGATCTCCTCGACTCCGAGGCCGTGTCGGGGGCGCTGGTGGGGGTCGATGCCGTCATCGACGTCTCCCGCCCCGACCGGATGGAACTGGCTCCTGCCCGCAGCTTCTTCACCACTGTCGCGCGAAATCTCGGGGCTGCCTCGCGGGATGTGGGTGTCCGGCGATCGGTCGTGCTGTCCATTGTCGGTGTCGACCGCGGCCAGGACTATGACTGGTATGTCGCCACGCTGTCCCACGAACTCGAAACTCGTGCCCAGGCGCCGGGCTCCCGGGTGTTGCGGACCACGCAGTTCCACGAATTCCCGGAGCAGGTGTTGCAGCGGGCGCTCGCCGGCCGGGAGCCGACCGGACCGGTGGAGATCATGGACGTACCGATCCAGCCGGTCGATTCGGCTGAGGTGGCCCGGGCCCTAGTCGATCTTGCGACAGATCCCGACGCCGACGACCGGGAGCTGGCCGGGCCGCGGATCGAACGGCTCGTGGGGCTCGTACGGGATCTCGTTGAGTACCGGGGACGCGATCTGATCGTGTTGCCCGGCCCTGCGCCGGCGAGTATGGCCGGCGGGTCGATGCTGCCCGGTCCCGACGCGCAGACAGCGGGTGTCGACTGGCACACCTGGCTGCGCGATCGGCATCGGTGA
- a CDS encoding phosphotransferase family protein yields the protein MVTTPRSIIESVIRPFGGAVTRLVPLAGGGMNETYRAEMANGAQIVVRIARQPTPWFLDESHLMTRTRDVGVSTPEVLGIEHLDHEGELLSFSIQRFLPGRSLHDLVGELPVADLERLVQDAGEILARIHDVPTDERGIRHQLRMPAEATLAGITRLVADTVGQEAAPVVERGAELLCQQIMTGSTPRFALAQGDFMPKNILVADMMISGVIDWEFAGPAPPAFDLARWEVSAGDPLHDRLDLLHRGYARITDPEVAAAGLTPSYAVDWIFEMLAWKNPASPAQIRRCVDVLARYARVVS from the coding sequence ATGGTGACAACGCCCCGCTCGATCATCGAGTCGGTGATCCGACCGTTCGGCGGCGCCGTCACCCGCCTGGTTCCGCTCGCCGGAGGCGGAATGAACGAGACGTATCGGGCGGAGATGGCCAACGGCGCCCAGATCGTCGTCCGTATCGCCCGGCAACCGACCCCGTGGTTCCTCGATGAGTCGCACCTGATGACCCGGACCCGGGACGTCGGCGTCTCGACGCCTGAGGTGCTCGGCATCGAGCACCTCGACCACGAAGGGGAGTTGCTGTCGTTCTCGATCCAACGGTTCCTGCCCGGGCGTTCGCTCCACGACCTGGTCGGCGAGCTGCCGGTCGCTGATCTTGAACGGCTGGTGCAGGACGCCGGCGAGATCCTTGCCCGGATCCACGACGTGCCCACCGACGAGCGCGGTATCCGCCACCAGCTGCGGATGCCCGCGGAGGCCACTTTGGCCGGGATCACACGCCTCGTCGCGGACACTGTCGGACAGGAGGCGGCGCCGGTCGTCGAGCGCGGGGCCGAACTGCTCTGCCAGCAGATCATGACGGGTTCGACGCCTCGGTTCGCGCTCGCCCAGGGCGACTTCATGCCCAAGAATATTCTGGTGGCAGACATGATGATCAGCGGCGTCATCGATTGGGAGTTCGCGGGTCCTGCGCCCCCGGCATTCGACCTCGCCCGGTGGGAGGTCTCTGCCGGCGATCCGCTGCACGACCGGCTCGATCTGCTGCACCGCGGTTACGCCCGGATCACCGACCCGGAAGTTGCAGCCGCCGGATTGACGCCGTCCTACGCCGTCGACTGGATATTCGAGATGCTGGCTTGGAAGAATCCGGCCTCGCCCGCGCAGATCCGCCGCTGCGTCGACGTCCTGGCCCGGTACGCCCGCGTAGTCAGCTGA